One window of Nicotiana tomentosiformis chromosome 11, ASM39032v3, whole genome shotgun sequence genomic DNA carries:
- the LOC138901373 gene encoding uncharacterized protein, with amino-acid sequence MSHNYRCDDFSLRNVLHKPELSERLAKWAVEISKLDIEYKSQTAIKSQVLADFSSKMTPLAAKEAVLVLGTTSDLRTLFTDGVSNVKGSGLGIVLITPLGEILRRAIQTALLTNNEAEYEDMVAGLELSRGLGFEMIEVKCDSQLVVNQIYGIFDVKEERMQQYLNKVQILLS; translated from the coding sequence ATGTCACACAATTATCGTTGTGATGACTTTTCCCTGAGGAACGTTCTTCATAAACCTGAATTGTCGGAAAgattggctaaatgggcagtTGAAATTAGTAAATTAGATATTGAATATAAATCGcagactgcaattaagtcacaagttttggctgaTTTTAGTTCGAAAATGACGCCTTTAGCTGCAAAAGAAGCAGTTCTGGTATTGGGAACTACTTCCGATCTacggaccttatttacggatggtgTATCCAATGTAAAAGGTTCCGGTCTTGGGATAGTACTAATAACTCCTTTGGGAGAAATCCTGAGACGGGCCATTCAAACTGCTctgttgactaacaatgaagctgaGTATGAGGATATGGTTGCAGGACTTGAATTATCCCGGGGATTAGGCTTCGAGATGATTGAAGTAAAGTGTGATtcccagctggtggtaaatcagatATATGGGATCTTTGATGTGAAAGAagagcgcatgcaacaatactTGAATAAAGTTCAAATTTTACTTTCCTAG
- the LOC104093731 gene encoding proteinaceous RNase P 1, chloroplastic/mitochondrial-like, whose amino-acid sequence MASTSYITFKPLQQTQLKLYYFTHCSKHSSTLFHSSFHTLLSAPTKYTLEPPRILPSIQVKAHVTHLETRLSFEPEQEISGSRTNNENSSGFSSFSPKDKMVGMKSSRENLGGKTVILKDRNAKSGLKPKRSRELGSNKSKTETFEKRTVKSKGKKVEKEVRKDGGNRPRMENMEKGSKKSKIDSTFKIGLDMCSKRGDVVGAIRLYELALQEGIAMGQYHYAVLLYLCASAATGVVQPAKSGSGSNRTLNSVDLPKGTCSSSSVKIKASKNGKITNLTNMLSFSSDRHCQTLDELVQLFKSSAEASNTKSVRGEQEDHGIKVSEEVKHYALKYGFKIYEKMRSEKVQMNEATLTSVARMAMALGNGDMAFDVVRLIKEYGINPRLRSYGPALSVFCNNGDVDKAFMVEEHMLEHGVYPEEPELEALLKVSVEAGRSEKVYYLLHKLREGVRQVSPSTADLIEKWFNSKIASRVGKRKWDERTIREAIKNGGGGWHGQGWLGNGKWTVSHAYVDSDGCCKCCGEKLVTIDLDPVETENFAKSVASIAAQRERNSSFQKFQRWLDYYGPFEAIVDGANVGLYSQRKFRPSRVNAIVNGIRQMLPSKKWPLIVLHNRRITGDKMDEPFNRALIDKWKNADAIYATPTGSNDDWYWLYAAIKFKCLIVTNDEMRDHLFQLLGNDFFPKWKERHQVHFSFSETGPVLHMPPPCSVVIQESEKGYWHVPIVSQQESEEERTWLCIRRANSPLAKQESSSVDISKNVGDSTHKCTSELHSPHHKEDSTASTRRKNQVKVTGKMHGSHDRNKEAPEEIYRSLKNILQPSISADHHSILPELEAAEEQGDGMIDFQI is encoded by the exons ATGGCCTCCACCTCCTACATCACCTTCAAACCCCTTCAACAAACTCAACTCAAACTCTATTACTTCACTCACTGCAGTAAGCATTCTTCAACTCTGTTTCACTCTTCTTTTCATACTCTCCTTTCTGCACCAACAAAATACACACTGGAACCACCAAGAATTTTGCCCTCCATTCAAGTTAAAGCACATGTCACTCACTTGGAAACAAGATTGTCCTTTGAACCAGAGCAAGAAATATCAGGCAGTAGAACTAATAATGAAAATAGTTCTGGGTTTTCTTCCTTTAGTCCCAAAGATAAGATGGTTGGCATGAAATCTTCAAGAGAAAATTTAGGTGGGAAAACAGTCATTCTAAAAGACAGAAATGCAAAGAGTGGATTAAAACCTAAAAGAAGTAGAGAATTGGGTTCTAATAAGTCCAAGACTGAAACTTTTGAGAAAAGGACAGTGAAGAGTAAAGGTAAAAAAGTAgagaaagaagttagaaaagatgGTGGTAATAGGCCAAGAATGGAAAACATGGAAAAGGGGTCAAAGAAAAGTAAAATCGATTCAACATTTAAGATAGGGTTGGATATGTGCTCAAAGAGAGGGGATGTAGTTGGTGCAATTAGGCTGTATGAGTTGGCATTGCAAGAAGGAATAGCAATGGGACAGTATCACTATGCTGTTCTTCTCTATCTTTGTGCTTCTGCAGCTACTGGTGTTGTTCAGCCAGCAAAAAGTGGAAGTGGTAGTAATAGGACTTTGAATTCTGTTGACTTGCCCAAGGGAACATGCTCTAGCAGTTCTGTGAAAATCAAAGCTTCAAAGAATGGCAAAATAACAAACTTGACTAATATGTTGAGCTTCTCTTCAGATAGGCACTGTCAAACTTTAGATGAATTGGTGCAATTGTTCAAGAGCAGTGCAGAAGCTTCTAATACAAAAAGTGTGAGAGGCGAACAGGAAGATCATGGAATTAAAGTGAGTGAAGAAGTGAAACACTATGCACTTAAATATGGTTTTAAGATATATGAGAAGATGCGGTCAGAGAAGGTACAAATGAATGAAGCAACCCTTACATCTGTTGCAAGAATGGCAATGGCATTGGGAAATGGTGACATGGCATTTGATGTGGTAAGGCTAATTAAAGAATATGGAATAAACCCGAGGCTGCGATCTTATGGTCCTGCCTTATCTGTTTTCTGCAATAATGGGGATGTTGACAAGGCATTTATGGTTGAAGAACACATGTTGGAGCATGGTGTCTATCCAGAGGAACCCGAACTGGAGGCACTTTTAAAAGTAAGTGTAGAAGCTGGTAGGAGTGAGAAGGTGTACTATTTGTTGCATAAGCTTCGAGAAGGAGTTCGACAAGTCTCACCTTCTACTGCAGATTTGATTGAGAAGTGGTTCAACAGCAAGATAGCTTCAAGGGTTGGGAAAAGAAAATGGGATGAAAGAACCATACGCGAAGCTATTAAAAATGGAGGTGGTGGGTGGCATGGACAAGGCTGGTTGGGTAATGGTAAATGGACTGTATCACACGCATATGTTGACTCTGACGGCTGCTGCAAATGCTGTGGTGAGAAGCTGGTGACTATTGATCTTGATCCTGTTGAAACTGAAAATTTTGCCAAGTCAGTTGCTTCTATAGCTGCGCAGAGAGAGAGAAATTCAAGCTTCCAGAAATTTCAA AGATGGCTTGACTATTATGGACCCTTTGAAGCTATTGTTGATGGAGCAAATGTTGGCCTTTATAGCCAAAGAAAATTTAGGCCATCTAGG GTCAATGCTATTGTCAACGGAATTCGCCAGATGCTTCCTTCGAAAAAGTGGCCGCTGATAGTTTTGCATAATAGACGTATTACTGGAGATAAGATGGATGAACCATTCAATAGAGCGTTAATTGACAAGTGGAAAAATGCTGACGCAATCTATGCAACACCTACAGGCTCCAATGATGATTG GTACTGGCTGTATGCAGCTATAAAATTTAAGTGCTTAATTGTGACGAATGATGAAATGAGGGACCATTTGTTTCAACTTCTGGGAAATGACTTTTTCCCAAAGTGGAAAGAACGGCATCAG GTGCATTTCAGTTTCTCTGAAACAGGTCCAGTACTTCACATGCCGCCTCCCTGTTCTGTTGTAATTCAG GAGTCAGAAAAAGGCTATTGGCATGTACCAATTGTCTCACAACAAGAATCTGAAGAAGAAAGGACGTGGTTGTGCATTAGACGTGCTAATTCACCTTTGGCAAAGCAAGAGTCTTCCAGCGTAGACATAT CCAAAAATGTTGGTGATTCCACTCACAAATGTACTTCTGAATTGCACTCACCTCACCACAAGGAAGATTCAACGGCCAGCACGAGAAGGAAAAATCAAGTTAAGGTGACAGGAAAAATGCATGGCAGCCACGATCGAAATAAGGAGGCACCTGAAGAGATATATAGAAGTCTTAAAAATATTTTACAACCGTCAATATCTGCAGATCATCATTCAATTCTTCCAGAACTGGAGGCTGCAGAGGAGCAAGGAGATGGCATGATTGATTTCCAAATATAA